A stretch of the Clostridiales bacterium genome encodes the following:
- a CDS encoding SH3 domain-containing protein, translating into MKKFISVLIAAVLLVLAVSVAVSESQGTTMYVKTPNGKALNVRSSMSSADDSNVIGSLRYGSKVITYGGKDGWLMIDYGNATGYIMAKYLVKEKPAPYDGSSGGSGAKKAGSFNVKEATNVAQLNSLAASAKFVTPYSVTVHPTTSKGSVYVRWFPTKNAETLLTLGDGYELTVIAELTDWYQVSDPASGKVGFVYYTYVK; encoded by the coding sequence ATGAAAAAGTTCATAAGCGTCTTGATTGCAGCCGTACTTCTTGTGCTGGCGGTTTCCGTGGCTGTGTCCGAAAGCCAGGGAACCACCATGTACGTCAAAACCCCGAACGGAAAAGCCCTGAACGTCCGTTCCAGCATGAGCTCAGCGGATGACAGCAATGTCATCGGCTCCCTGCGCTACGGCTCCAAGGTCATCACCTACGGCGGCAAAGACGGCTGGCTGATGATCGACTACGGCAACGCCACCGGATACATCATGGCCAAATACCTGGTCAAGGAAAAGCCCGCTCCCTATGACGGCTCCTCCGGCGGCTCCGGTGCGAAGAAAGCAGGATCCTTCAACGTCAAGGAAGCAACCAACGTCGCCCAGCTGAACTCACTGGCCGCTTCCGCGAAGTTCGTCACCCCCTACTCTGTCACCGTTCACCCCACCACATCCAAAGGTTCGGTGTATGTCCGCTGGTTCCCCACCAAGAATGCGGAAACCCTGCTGACCCTCGGCGACGGCTATGAACTCACCGTCATTGCCGAGCTGACCGACTGGTACCAGGTCTCCGATCCGGCATCCGGAAAAGTCGGATTCGTGTATTACACCTACGTCAAGTAA
- a CDS encoding YdcF family protein, whose translation MRRYRRQVLVLMGILLVALTAARLLAGNAFRASVPWPGSPGDPLPDVQVEETENARIENLSLENGILTFDVVPLNHGSATVAVPGPDGEIIDTLYLSVSRTGTVSSLETGEFPGDLAVMALIALFLFLISAMMLHGFLTAKGPELYSYSTMFYIGFFFFALITGITVAGAALGHMIRPGSYSMRYVYSSIGSSAAFFLTLSFPLLLAFSLALAVSNIALLRHNRPRFQNVLGLLISVLIIGGDSFCIWLAYIRDFSGSLLEYRIDNTVRNVCCAAFVYFECILAGAVICGIRAARHRVPPGREVIIVLGCWFRPDGTLPPLLRGRADRAVEYWQDTLEQTGREAYIIPSGGQGMDEPMPEAEALRAYLIRRGIPENRILPETKSTSTFQNLLFSRRIMAENSLPLRCVFATTNYHVFRSGMWAARAGLDAEGISSRTRWWFWPNAFMRECIGLIASRWKQELVLLIGLTAFFAFLSMTLIG comes from the coding sequence ATGCGCAGGTACAGGCGGCAGGTGCTGGTGCTCATGGGAATCCTCCTCGTTGCGCTGACCGCTGCCCGCCTGCTGGCCGGAAACGCTTTCCGGGCTTCTGTCCCGTGGCCCGGTTCTCCCGGGGATCCCCTGCCCGATGTGCAGGTGGAGGAAACGGAAAATGCCCGCATCGAGAACCTGTCCCTGGAAAACGGCATTCTCACATTTGACGTTGTTCCGCTGAATCACGGCTCTGCCACCGTTGCCGTTCCGGGCCCGGACGGCGAGATTATCGATACGCTGTATCTGTCCGTCTCCCGCACCGGCACCGTCTCCAGCCTGGAAACCGGCGAATTCCCCGGCGACCTGGCGGTGATGGCGCTCATCGCCCTGTTCCTGTTCCTCATCAGCGCCATGATGCTCCACGGCTTCCTCACCGCGAAGGGACCAGAGCTCTATTCCTATTCCACGATGTTCTACATCGGCTTCTTCTTTTTCGCGCTGATCACGGGAATCACCGTAGCCGGTGCCGCCCTGGGCCATATGATCCGGCCGGGTTCATATTCCATGCGGTACGTCTATTCGTCCATCGGCAGTTCCGCGGCGTTTTTCCTCACCCTGAGTTTCCCGCTGCTCCTCGCCTTTTCGCTGGCCCTCGCCGTCAGCAATATCGCGCTGCTGCGCCATAACCGGCCCCGGTTTCAGAATGTCCTGGGCCTGCTCATCAGCGTGCTGATCATCGGCGGGGATTCCTTCTGTATCTGGCTGGCCTATATCCGGGATTTTTCCGGTTCCCTCCTGGAATACCGGATTGACAACACCGTCCGCAACGTCTGCTGCGCGGCCTTTGTCTACTTTGAGTGCATCCTGGCCGGCGCGGTCATCTGCGGAATCCGGGCCGCCCGGCACCGGGTCCCTCCGGGCCGGGAGGTCATCATCGTCCTGGGCTGCTGGTTCCGGCCGGACGGCACGCTGCCGCCGCTGCTCCGCGGCCGGGCGGACCGGGCAGTCGAATACTGGCAGGACACCCTCGAGCAAACCGGCCGTGAGGCGTACATCATCCCCTCCGGCGGACAGGGAATGGATGAGCCCATGCCGGAGGCCGAAGCCCTCCGGGCATATCTCATCCGCCGGGGCATTCCGGAAAACCGGATCCTCCCGGAAACAAAGTCCACCAGCACTTTCCAGAACCTGCTCTTCTCCCGCCGCATCATGGCGGAAAACAGCCTGCCCCTCCGCTGTGTCTTTGCCACCACGAACTACCATGTGTTCCGCAGCGGTATGTGGGCGGCCCGGGCCGGCCTGGACGCGGAAGGCATCAGCAGCCGCACCAGATGGTGGTTCTGGCCCAATGCCTTCATGCGGGAATGTATCGGCCTCATCGCCAGCCGCTGGAAGCAGGAGCTGGTCCTGCTCATCGGCCTCACGGCATTCTTCGCGTTCCTGTCCATGACCCTCATCGGATAA